One window of Chamaesiphon minutus PCC 6605 genomic DNA carries:
- a CDS encoding DUF4132 domain-containing protein: MKRKGYTDFIQTCLERESAEIAEKIRSPVLDFEEKSYIPFDENTTPKWLQESLATLEIAANKKVTWQIEPVDLPPIVCGDYCLNDRQIEAVLNALRQSELHKTHPLAIAIKTHAALPELDTFAWKLFERWRADGSPTQEYWALRTIGIFGGDVCVLKLAPLIRIWPGVSQHSRAVSGLLCLRSIGTDIALMQIHGIAQKVKFKGIKQQAQECMEAIAKERKMSREQLEDRIIPDCDLDDNGTRIFDFGARQFQFVLSENLKPMVKDAAGKIKTDLPKPNAKDDKEKSENAIAEWKLLKKQVNELLKLQPARLERAMVTGRRWQVDEFVTLLVRHPLMTHLVRRIVWGGYDGSGKLISTFRVTEDRTYANDRDETYELTGLDRIGIVHPLYLSAAQLANWGEILSDYEIMPPFQQIGRSIYALESGEELQTEITRFKDAKVSALALVGMLEKSGWVRGTPQDAGIFSEHFKSFPSANVTAIVEYEGVPIGYMDGWDDQSIERCYLMSGISTNIYGNRDKAIGLGNVDPLVISEVLRDLTSIAAKAN; this comes from the coding sequence ATGAAACGCAAAGGCTACACGGACTTTATTCAAACCTGTCTCGAACGTGAATCGGCTGAAATTGCTGAGAAGATTCGATCGCCCGTCTTGGATTTCGAGGAAAAATCCTATATTCCATTTGATGAGAACACCACCCCAAAATGGTTGCAGGAATCGCTAGCAACACTGGAAATCGCAGCGAATAAAAAGGTAACTTGGCAGATCGAACCTGTGGATTTACCGCCGATCGTTTGTGGCGATTATTGTTTGAACGATCGACAGATAGAAGCCGTCTTAAATGCCTTGAGACAAAGCGAATTGCACAAAACCCATCCGCTAGCGATCGCGATTAAAACCCATGCCGCTCTCCCCGAATTAGATACATTTGCGTGGAAATTATTTGAACGCTGGCGAGCAGATGGATCGCCGACTCAGGAATATTGGGCATTGAGAACGATCGGCATATTTGGTGGCGATGTCTGCGTACTAAAACTAGCTCCGTTAATTCGGATTTGGCCGGGAGTCAGTCAGCATTCGCGGGCTGTATCGGGATTATTATGTTTGCGATCGATCGGGACAGATATCGCCCTGATGCAAATTCATGGCATCGCTCAAAAAGTCAAATTTAAGGGTATCAAACAACAAGCCCAAGAATGTATGGAAGCGATCGCTAAAGAACGCAAGATGAGCCGCGAACAATTGGAAGATCGAATTATACCCGATTGCGATTTAGACGACAACGGTACGCGGATATTTGACTTTGGAGCGCGACAATTTCAGTTTGTTTTGAGCGAAAATCTCAAACCGATGGTGAAAGATGCTGCGGGTAAAATTAAAACTGATTTACCCAAACCTAATGCTAAAGATGATAAGGAAAAATCAGAAAATGCGATCGCTGAGTGGAAATTATTAAAGAAACAAGTTAACGAACTCCTCAAGCTTCAACCAGCCAGATTAGAACGGGCAATGGTGACAGGGCGACGCTGGCAAGTGGATGAATTTGTCACCCTGCTGGTGCGACACCCATTGATGACGCATTTGGTACGTCGGATCGTTTGGGGTGGTTACGATGGATCTGGTAAGTTAATTAGCACGTTTCGCGTTACCGAAGATCGCACCTATGCAAACGATCGCGATGAAACTTACGAACTAACTGGACTCGATCGCATTGGCATCGTTCATCCGTTATATTTATCGGCAGCACAACTGGCTAATTGGGGTGAAATCTTGAGTGATTATGAGATTATGCCGCCATTTCAACAGATCGGTCGATCGATTTACGCACTCGAATCTGGGGAAGAACTGCAAACAGAAATTACTCGCTTTAAGGATGCCAAAGTTTCGGCACTCGCTCTAGTGGGCATGTTAGAGAAATCTGGTTGGGTACGGGGAACGCCGCAAGATGCGGGCATTTTTTCCGAGCATTTCAAATCATTTCCGAGTGCGAATGTGACGGCAATCGTTGAATACGAAGGCGTGCCTATCGGTTATATGGATGGTTGGGACGACCAATCGATCGAGCGTTGTTATTTGATGTCAGGTATTTCTACAAATATATACGGCAATCGAGACAAGGCGATCGGGTTAGGGAATGTCGATCCTTTGGTTATTAGCGAAGTACTCAGGGATTTAACCTCGATCGCGGCGAAAGCTAACTAA
- a CDS encoding WGR domain-containing protein: MEWRSLRYTDDKSDKFWSILLSGCSHTVEYGRYGTDGQDQTKEFPTEAAARKSYEKLVAEKLKKGYVDDVKISPVTQAAYEQLGEQLNRGYVQDIRLPKFLLNKCYEKFARQLEREIAAGRISDPRTSYLEAVAAQLPVFMESYRTLLVEELQKIIDTRTFSTPVSVVNSTPSIDPPASTLTSSSIEPTPELASVPVIEQKQIELNTERSINLDPEDWYWATWRNLPPLPRPEPKPFDLQDCLKRLLKVTENWDWSKAKIAPSLSRAEAHFWCCAMAEPKTITNENNCTVWLKPKDIAERISNRVFDSNISHEQAKRACPPHSSFSRNYHLSEISPLINILTTEEFVKFVDNIEQKSLLIIVEGFRHYILPYLTQSQLESLRSYFSSRLDMTKWPTSGTYREVAVDFQLAAGLRLYDELLSLVESWNDDIFSDPYSYHHEPQEIIFGLKDAALVEKHFRRLGLNLNSTDRIRAWLAHTEYSALDIIQDTILDVWQKERAEQLLKTFALVRAPEAAPFMLELMLDSCVPQVARKWLQDNPAQRSRV, translated from the coding sequence ATGGAGTGGAGATCGCTACGATACACGGATGATAAGTCGGATAAGTTTTGGTCGATCCTACTTTCAGGATGCAGCCACACAGTCGAATACGGGCGTTATGGTACGGACGGACAAGACCAAACAAAGGAGTTTCCTACCGAAGCCGCCGCACGGAAGTCCTATGAGAAGCTGGTCGCGGAAAAGCTGAAGAAGGGATATGTAGATGATGTCAAGATTTCACCAGTAACACAGGCTGCATACGAACAGTTAGGGGAGCAGTTGAACAGGGGATACGTGCAGGATATTAGACTCCCTAAGTTTTTGCTGAATAAGTGTTATGAGAAGTTTGCAAGGCAACTAGAACGAGAAATTGCGGCGGGTAGAATATCCGATCCGAGAACTAGTTATCTCGAAGCCGTCGCAGCCCAATTACCTGTATTTATGGAATCTTACAGGACTTTATTGGTGGAAGAATTACAAAAAATCATCGACACTCGTACTTTCTCGACCCCTGTTTCGGTAGTTAATTCGACTCCATCGATCGATCCTCCAGCATCAACTTTAACCTCATCATCGATAGAACCTACTCCAGAATTAGCATCAGTTCCAGTTATCGAACAAAAACAAATTGAGTTGAATACAGAACGCTCGATCAATCTCGATCCCGAAGATTGGTATTGGGCAACCTGGCGCAATCTCCCCCCACTCCCACGACCCGAACCCAAACCGTTCGATCTGCAAGATTGTTTGAAACGCCTACTCAAAGTCACGGAAAATTGGGATTGGTCGAAAGCTAAAATTGCGCCATCATTATCACGCGCCGAAGCTCATTTTTGGTGCTGTGCGATGGCAGAGCCTAAAACAATTACCAATGAGAACAATTGTACTGTTTGGTTAAAACCAAAAGATATAGCTGAGAGAATTTCTAATCGAGTTTTTGACAGTAATATATCACACGAACAAGCAAAGAGAGCTTGTCCGCCTCATTCCTCCTTTTCCAGAAATTATCATCTTTCCGAAATTTCTCCTCTAATTAATATTTTAACAACTGAAGAGTTTGTTAAATTTGTAGATAATATTGAACAGAAATCTTTACTAATTATAGTTGAGGGATTTCGACACTATATCTTACCATATTTAACGCAGTCACAACTTGAAAGCCTGCGTTCGTACTTTAGCTCGCGATTAGATATGACTAAGTGGCCTACTTCAGGAACTTATAGAGAAGTAGCCGTAGATTTTCAACTTGCTGCTGGACTGAGATTGTATGATGAGTTACTTTCTTTAGTAGAAAGTTGGAATGACGATATCTTTAGCGATCCTTACTCTTACCATCATGAGCCACAAGAAATTATTTTTGGGTTGAAAGATGCGGCTCTAGTTGAGAAGCATTTCAGAAGGCTGGGTTTAAATCTTAATTCCACAGATCGAATCCGAGCTTGGCTAGCTCATACTGAATATTCAGCACTAGATATAATTCAAGACACAATTTTAGATGTATGGCAAAAGGAACGAGCCGAGCAATTATTGAAAACATTCGCTTTAGTTAGAGCACCTGAAGCAGCCCCATTTATGCTGGAATTGATGCTAGATTCTTGTGTTCCTCAAGTGGCGCGGAAATGGCTGCAAGATAATCCAGCCCAGCGATCGCGGGTTTAA
- a CDS encoding DUF1838 domain-containing protein, whose translation MVAKSQDFDASCWVKARSSLDPNQSSFLSWTGAIYAMVPGGKRNRLFKMVGVSVSRCVPTGEEGSWDFTSRELTYYLHPETGEILHKWENPWTGELLTVMHVANNPVQGFFKGKFPAQVNGDDTTFVFDLFSTYPNPLATDSKFADYSPNHTYQAAELFKLTVPTAELLNPEILSVSKLQLSWDRIGPWVPWMKMGDRAGQLIYSAYGGKVSGVDELPQLLQDEINTRVPLYQNAPKSYLDVEGITSWVYFQQHFNDYLAGATFPLPQPAEV comes from the coding sequence ATGGTTGCTAAAAGCCAAGACTTTGACGCTAGCTGCTGGGTAAAGGCGCGCTCGTCGCTAGATCCAAATCAATCGAGCTTCCTGAGCTGGACGGGGGCGATTTATGCCATGGTGCCAGGTGGCAAGCGCAATCGTCTATTTAAAATGGTCGGTGTCAGTGTCAGCCGCTGTGTTCCAACCGGAGAAGAAGGAAGTTGGGATTTTACATCTAGGGAATTGACTTACTATCTGCACCCCGAAACTGGTGAAATCTTGCATAAGTGGGAAAATCCATGGACGGGGGAATTACTGACAGTGATGCACGTTGCCAACAATCCCGTTCAGGGGTTCTTTAAGGGCAAGTTTCCCGCTCAGGTAAATGGCGACGATACCACCTTCGTCTTCGACTTATTTTCGACTTACCCCAATCCACTGGCTACGGATTCTAAGTTTGCCGATTACAGCCCAAATCATACTTACCAAGCTGCCGAGTTATTCAAACTTACCGTGCCGACGGCAGAACTTTTGAATCCCGAAATCCTCTCGGTGTCTAAGCTCCAATTGAGCTGGGATCGAATTGGCCCCTGGGTACCGTGGATGAAGATGGGCGATCGAGCGGGTCAATTGATCTATAGTGCTTATGGTGGCAAAGTTAGCGGCGTAGATGAATTGCCGCAACTGCTGCAAGATGAAATTAATACGCGCGTGCCTTTATATCAAAATGCACCTAAATCTTATTTAGATGTAGAAGGGATTACCTCGTGGGTATATTTTCAGCAGCACTTTAATGATTATCTCGCTGGAGCGACTTTTCCCTTGCCACAACCAGCGGAAGTTTAA
- a CDS encoding DUF4419 domain-containing protein: MSSIAPILERNTGKIRFGVDDVKPAVDRLPTIFARSQFEQILTTPLLAFSHEDTFETIAAREIHPLALAVHTAFSEHRPLVLTPDIIWLTIAQGLAQHINNHAAELRANFVSHQGKEKLVAEIDNLPTLPTQWAEIIEQWTLQLRDRVGADVYRLMECNFSTTTSITRIASHVVMMDAFQKYFDFVVMCVCGIPEISLLGTVADWQSIYDRVASLERYNLGWWTARLLPICQEFINTAVGKPDRDFWQCIYKPQPVYGAEYMTGWLADLFPYLRHGVTKSPTLRNHILALDRCELPPKEGDEDRLAFLFGRPNNGVALTALPLGISQVDFKLTDRSTTLELELIGGFIGIHQDSQGILQPEIGWGVREQTDGFSQLLDRIQQEHQTEPPLDWSSTRFDSIPRELVQMLERFDGANLYVDRDRAWRILPAHLWVEYCKYDDKLPANFCYFVINPVIDLSDGRSIAYNFNFRSQKCWFLVGNKEDEFASSKLIATSAIELFERILAADGAYYFDDPNFQHSIDI, from the coding sequence ATGTCCTCGATCGCGCCAATTTTAGAACGTAACACGGGTAAAATCCGATTTGGAGTCGATGATGTCAAACCTGCTGTCGATCGATTACCGACGATATTTGCCCGCTCTCAATTCGAGCAAATTCTGACGACGCCGTTGCTAGCATTCAGTCACGAAGATACATTTGAGACGATCGCCGCTCGTGAGATTCATCCATTAGCATTAGCAGTACATACTGCCTTTAGCGAACATCGTCCGTTAGTACTGACACCCGATATTATTTGGTTGACGATCGCCCAGGGATTGGCTCAACATATTAATAATCATGCGGCAGAATTACGCGCTAATTTTGTCAGCCATCAGGGTAAAGAGAAACTGGTAGCCGAAATTGATAATCTACCCACTTTACCGACACAATGGGCAGAAATTATCGAACAGTGGACATTGCAGTTACGCGATCGAGTCGGTGCAGATGTCTATCGATTGATGGAGTGCAATTTTAGTACCACTACGTCAATTACGCGCATTGCCAGCCATGTGGTGATGATGGATGCTTTTCAGAAATACTTTGACTTTGTGGTGATGTGCGTGTGTGGGATTCCAGAGATTTCGCTACTCGGAACGGTAGCAGATTGGCAGAGTATTTACGATCGCGTGGCGAGTTTAGAACGGTACAATTTGGGCTGGTGGACGGCTCGATTGCTGCCAATTTGTCAGGAATTTATTAATACAGCGGTGGGTAAACCCGATCGAGATTTTTGGCAATGTATTTATAAACCGCAGCCAGTTTATGGAGCTGAATATATGACGGGTTGGCTGGCGGATCTATTTCCATATCTTCGCCATGGAGTTACCAAATCTCCCACCCTTCGCAATCACATATTAGCTCTCGATCGCTGTGAATTACCACCTAAAGAGGGTGATGAAGATCGACTCGCATTTTTGTTTGGACGACCGAATAATGGAGTCGCGCTGACAGCTTTACCACTGGGAATATCTCAAGTTGATTTTAAACTTACAGATCGCAGTACCACTTTAGAACTAGAATTAATCGGCGGATTTATCGGTATCCATCAAGATTCACAGGGAATATTACAGCCGGAAATTGGTTGGGGCGTGAGAGAACAAACTGACGGTTTCAGTCAATTACTCGATCGCATTCAACAAGAACATCAGACCGAACCGCCGCTCGATTGGTCGAGTACGCGGTTTGATTCGATCCCACGCGAATTGGTGCAAATGCTGGAGCGATTTGATGGAGCAAATCTTTATGTCGATCGCGATCGGGCTTGGCGCATTTTACCAGCTCATTTGTGGGTGGAGTATTGCAAATACGACGACAAATTACCAGCCAATTTTTGTTACTTTGTCATCAATCCGGTTATAGATCTTAGCGACGGTCGCTCGATCGCCTATAACTTTAATTTTCGTTCTCAAAAATGTTGGTTTCTAGTTGGTAACAAAGAGGACGAATTTGCCAGTTCTAAGCTCATTGCCACTAGCGCGATCGAATTATTCGAGCGAATTCTAGCAGCAGATGGAGCTTACTATTTTGACGATCCTAATTTTCAACATTCGATCGATATCTAA
- a CDS encoding anthranilate synthase component I family protein → MIFPSFDRFSQLASQGNFIPLYQEWVADLDTPVSAWHKVCAGQPYSFLLESVEGGETVGRYSFLGCNPLWVLENRGDVTTQTHRDGTVTTFTGDPFQTLADCLEPYKPVKLPQLPGGIGGLFGFWGYELMKWIESRVPIHPATAEDLPDGLWMQVDHLIVFDRVKRKIWAIAYADLQGCNGDLELAYTQACDRINTLVAKLQQPLTPKFLEWTPPQPSPALTELPAAYTSNTSKAEFCANVEKAKAHITAGDIFQVVVSQRLSTGYTGDPFDLYRSLSLVNPSPYMAYFNFGDWQIIGSSPEVMVRADRNYDGTLKATLRPLAGTRRRGQTPQEDEALGLELLADTKEVAEHVMLVDLGRNDLGRVCASGTVVVDKLMTVERYSHVMHIVSNAIGQLAPGKTAWDLLKACFPAGTVSGAPKIRALEIIHNLEGCRRGAYSGVYGYYDFEGQLNTAITLRTMVVRPDGQGNHTVSVQAGAGLVADSDPVTEYEETLNKARGLLEAIRCLVTR, encoded by the coding sequence ATGATTTTCCCCAGTTTCGATCGATTCAGTCAGCTAGCTAGCCAAGGCAACTTTATCCCCCTGTATCAAGAATGGGTTGCCGATCTCGATACGCCCGTCTCGGCATGGCATAAAGTCTGTGCGGGTCAGCCCTATAGCTTCTTGCTCGAATCCGTCGAAGGTGGGGAGACTGTAGGACGCTATAGTTTTCTGGGGTGCAATCCCTTATGGGTGTTAGAAAATCGTGGCGATGTCACCACGCAAACGCACCGCGATGGCACCGTCACGACATTTACAGGCGATCCGTTTCAGACATTGGCCGACTGCTTAGAACCTTACAAACCCGTCAAACTCCCGCAACTTCCCGGCGGGATTGGGGGTTTATTTGGCTTCTGGGGTTACGAATTGATGAAATGGATCGAATCTAGAGTTCCGATCCATCCAGCTACCGCTGAAGACCTGCCAGATGGCTTGTGGATGCAAGTCGATCATCTGATCGTCTTCGATCGAGTCAAGCGCAAAATTTGGGCGATCGCGTATGCCGATTTGCAAGGTTGTAATGGCGATCTGGAACTTGCTTATACTCAGGCGTGCGATCGAATTAATACCTTAGTTGCCAAACTCCAACAACCGCTGACACCCAAATTCCTAGAGTGGACGCCACCCCAACCCAGCCCCGCACTCACCGAACTTCCCGCTGCCTATACCAGCAATACTTCCAAGGCGGAATTCTGCGCGAATGTGGAAAAAGCTAAGGCACATATTACCGCAGGCGATATTTTCCAAGTCGTCGTCTCCCAACGCTTATCCACAGGTTATACAGGCGATCCGTTCGATTTATATCGATCGTTAAGCTTAGTCAATCCATCGCCCTATATGGCTTATTTTAACTTTGGGGATTGGCAAATTATCGGTTCTAGTCCCGAAGTAATGGTGAGAGCCGATCGCAATTATGATGGCACGCTCAAAGCCACCCTGCGCCCCCTTGCTGGTACCCGACGGCGCGGACAAACCCCCCAAGAGGATGAAGCTCTAGGACTCGAATTGCTGGCAGATACCAAAGAAGTCGCCGAACATGTAATGTTGGTAGACTTGGGACGCAACGATTTGGGGCGCGTCTGTGCCAGTGGTACAGTAGTAGTCGATAAATTAATGACAGTCGAGCGATATTCCCATGTGATGCACATCGTTAGCAATGCTATCGGACAACTCGCACCAGGTAAAACCGCCTGGGATTTGCTCAAAGCCTGTTTCCCCGCAGGGACAGTCAGCGGCGCACCCAAAATCCGCGCGCTAGAAATCATCCACAATTTAGAAGGCTGTCGGCGGGGTGCTTATTCGGGCGTTTATGGCTACTATGATTTTGAAGGGCAACTCAATACAGCAATTACCCTCCGCACGATGGTGGTGCGTCCCGACGGACAGGGAAATCATACCGTGTCCGTGCAAGCTGGTGCAGGATTGGTTGCCGATTCCGATCCGGTGACAGAATACGAGGAAACTTTAAATAAAGCCAGAGGATTGCTCGAAGCAATTCGCTGTTTGGTGACGCGGTAA
- a CDS encoding divergent PAP2 family protein codes for MDDISQILDNRILLVAVAACLIAQVLKLIIDTIQNGKFSVKVLTTTGGMPSAHSALVTALAAGVGEVLGWKSPEFAIATIFAIVVMYDAAGVRQAAGKQARILNQMMDELFSEDHKFNEEKLKELLGHTPVQVIAGSILGIVVSWLFLGIQQIP; via the coding sequence ATCGATGACATCAGTCAGATTCTCGACAACCGGATTTTATTAGTGGCGGTTGCTGCTTGTCTAATCGCTCAGGTTCTCAAACTGATTATCGATACAATTCAAAATGGTAAATTTAGCGTCAAAGTTTTGACAACTACAGGTGGAATGCCGAGCGCGCATTCTGCACTAGTTACCGCGTTAGCTGCTGGCGTCGGTGAAGTTTTGGGCTGGAAAAGTCCAGAATTTGCGATCGCGACAATTTTTGCGATCGTGGTGATGTACGATGCGGCTGGAGTTCGTCAGGCGGCAGGCAAACAAGCGCGCATCCTCAATCAAATGATGGACGAATTGTTCTCAGAGGATCATAAGTTTAATGAAGAAAAACTCAAGGAATTACTCGGACACACGCCAGTACAAGTAATCGCTGGCTCGATCTTAGGCATAGTCGTAAGTTGGCTATTTTTAGGAATTCAGCAAATACCCTAA
- the crtE gene encoding geranylgeranyl diphosphate synthase CrtE, producing MTTHQEISHPATFDLVAYLTERQPQIEAALDAAIRPGYPDTIYDAMRYSLLAGGKRLRPMLCLASCELIGGSLDSVMPMACALEMVHTMSLIHDDLPAMDDDDYRRGKLTNHKVYGEDIAILAGDGLLAYSFEYIATQTQGVSADRVLKAIAHLAKAVGANGLVGGQVVDLESEGKPDISVETLTYIHNHKTGALLKACVVCGAILAGATEAQLEKLSKFAHNIGLAFQIIDDILDITATQAELGKTAGKDIQAQKATYPKLWGLEESKRQADKLVAEAKAILAEFGDRARPLQALADYITDRKN from the coding sequence ATGACTACCCACCAGGAAATTTCTCACCCCGCTACCTTCGATTTGGTAGCTTATCTCACCGAGCGTCAGCCGCAGATCGAAGCAGCCTTAGACGCGGCGATTCGTCCTGGCTACCCAGACACGATCTATGATGCGATGAGGTACTCACTACTAGCTGGTGGTAAGCGGCTGCGCCCGATGTTATGCCTTGCTAGTTGCGAACTGATTGGGGGTAGTCTGGATTCCGTGATGCCAATGGCTTGCGCGCTCGAAATGGTGCATACCATGTCACTGATCCACGACGATCTACCAGCAATGGATGATGATGATTATCGGCGGGGTAAGCTGACAAATCATAAAGTCTATGGTGAAGATATTGCAATCCTTGCGGGGGATGGCTTGCTGGCTTATTCATTCGAGTATATCGCGACTCAGACTCAGGGCGTCAGTGCCGATCGAGTACTCAAAGCGATCGCGCATTTAGCCAAAGCTGTCGGTGCTAACGGTTTAGTCGGCGGACAAGTAGTCGATCTCGAATCCGAAGGCAAACCGGATATATCTGTCGAAACACTCACCTATATTCATAACCACAAAACAGGTGCCCTGCTCAAAGCTTGCGTCGTCTGCGGGGCAATCCTCGCTGGAGCCACCGAAGCACAGCTCGAAAAACTGTCTAAATTCGCCCACAATATCGGTTTGGCATTCCAAATTATCGATGATATTCTCGATATCACCGCCACCCAAGCCGAACTTGGCAAAACCGCAGGCAAAGACATTCAAGCTCAAAAAGCGACCTATCCCAAACTCTGGGGATTAGAAGAATCCAAACGCCAAGCTGATAAACTAGTGGCAGAGGCTAAAGCTATTTTGGCCGAATTTGGCGATCGAGCGCGTCCGCTCCAGGCTCTTGCCGACTACATTACCGATCGCAAAAATTAA
- a CDS encoding AAA family ATPase, translating into MQSAPSLTPSQLAPFLLNVAPVLPVFIWGPPGIGKSALVREFAESVGLSCISLLGSQLAPEDIIGVPQIVDGKSRFCPPTTIAQDKPYCLFLDELNACSQEVQKAFYSLILDRRIGEYELPPGTIVIGAGNRAEDAAITRPLSSALINRLLHVQLRVSAKDWLNWAGSADIHELVVSYIGNRSDHLWSKPPKHEETFSTPRAWEMLSRALHSYGSSATVEEIRTISTGLLTPSHAQQFVAFVKLRERAHDLSAIIKGDASWPEKPEERDILYFLTQQLRDRLIKELPEDESKVRRETRELANRCKELIVLLARVSTELAQLVVTETEGGATLPAWYTIELARALPRLAMQR; encoded by the coding sequence ATGCAATCTGCTCCCAGTCTGACTCCATCTCAACTCGCGCCCTTTTTACTCAATGTCGCGCCAGTGTTACCCGTGTTCATTTGGGGTCCACCAGGAATTGGGAAATCGGCACTGGTGAGGGAGTTTGCTGAATCGGTGGGGTTGTCGTGTATTTCGTTACTCGGTTCTCAACTCGCGCCGGAAGATATTATTGGCGTACCGCAGATTGTGGATGGTAAATCGAGGTTTTGTCCGCCGACGACGATCGCGCAAGATAAGCCCTATTGCTTGTTTTTAGACGAACTCAATGCCTGTTCGCAAGAGGTTCAAAAGGCATTTTACTCGCTGATTCTCGATCGCCGAATTGGGGAGTATGAATTACCACCAGGTACGATCGTGATTGGGGCGGGAAATCGTGCCGAAGATGCGGCAATTACGCGCCCTCTATCTTCGGCGTTAATCAATCGATTGCTGCACGTTCAATTGCGGGTATCGGCTAAGGACTGGCTAAATTGGGCTGGAAGTGCCGATATTCATGAGTTGGTAGTCTCTTATATCGGCAATCGTTCCGACCATTTGTGGTCGAAGCCACCCAAGCATGAGGAGACTTTTTCGACGCCGCGTGCTTGGGAAATGCTCTCGCGGGCACTGCATTCGTATGGGAGTTCGGCGACGGTGGAGGAAATTAGGACGATCTCGACTGGGTTGTTGACTCCGAGCCACGCGCAGCAGTTTGTGGCGTTTGTAAAGTTGCGTGAGCGGGCGCACGATCTATCGGCGATAATTAAGGGGGATGCTAGTTGGCCGGAGAAGCCGGAGGAGCGGGATATTCTCTATTTTCTGACGCAACAGTTACGCGATCGATTGATTAAGGAGTTACCGGAGGATGAGTCGAAGGTACGGCGGGAGACGCGTGAGTTGGCTAATCGGTGTAAGGAGTTAATTGTATTGCTGGCGAGGGTTTCGACGGAGTTGGCGCAGTTGGTGGTGACGGAGACTGAAGGAGGTGCGACTTTGCCTGCTTGGTATACGATCGAGTTGGCGCGGGCGTTGCCGAGGTTGGCGATGCAACGGTAG